In the Clostridium beijerinckii genome, one interval contains:
- a CDS encoding xanthine dehydrogenase, with translation MTITINRQKNMIGFKISHKVRMKEVEKTLYNYKNFGLEIESLDIHINSIINDVGIAGVSYGERSSPTNAFSSSVESEVIKREKLLEILQSKKQRLIELDRLIKVALTSLEPEELKLVELRYFSKPKKSWIEIGMTLGIDKSTCCRFNRRILNKLDQFLISFSSLSCDFSAAFIG, from the coding sequence ATGACAATAACAATAAATAGACAAAAGAATATGATTGGATTTAAAATATCACATAAGGTAAGAATGAAAGAAGTTGAAAAGACACTATATAACTACAAAAATTTTGGGTTAGAAATAGAAAGCTTAGATATACATATTAATTCAATTATAAATGACGTAGGTATAGCGGGAGTATCATATGGAGAAAGATCAAGCCCTACAAATGCATTTTCGAGTAGTGTTGAGAGTGAAGTAATTAAAAGAGAGAAACTATTAGAAATATTGCAAAGTAAAAAACAAAGGTTAATTGAATTAGATCGATTAATTAAAGTTGCCTTAACTAGTTTAGAACCCGAAGAATTAAAGTTAGTCGAATTAAGATATTTTTCAAAGCCAAAAAAGTCATGGATTGAAATAGGAATGACACTTGGGATTGATAAATCTACATGTTGTAGATTCAATCGAAGAATACTAAATAAACTAGATCAATTTTTGATCAGTTTTTCGTCACTTTCTTGCGACTTTTCTGCCGCTTTTATAGGTTGA
- a CDS encoding M13 family metallopeptidase — translation MRKITLKKITSIILVLFLSISTSLNNTPYSSEFNIISVLNSNSIESYSDARIEDDFYNAVNKEWLSKVKLDDGYISYGTFEEVCGRVNGDILNIISDIQKNKDSYYKNSDELKVLNLYNNYLDMKKRDELGTKPLEKYMNQINEIKDTNDLKAILKDDEFSYFQPLINLGVGPDYKNSNINVLYVSRSNLGLGNSFYYKDTSEKSQKIKQIYINYIAKLHMLYGENEDVAKKNAETFFNIENEFAKKIPSYEEEAKDENRIQNSYNLYTVKELNKLIPNADIPGLLNKLNINNPKKIIVENPEELKLVNSLISKDNLENIKTYFKTNVLMNTDNYLTSKHREACNELRKVLYGVECSDLDEGSGVKFVSGQLNEIISKLYVNKHFDDESKNDVEKMSKEIIENFEDRLQSNTWMSKSTKEKALRKLENVNVKVGYPEKWNDYSDVEINSYGEGGSLVDNLISIYTSQSKKQFSKLNHEVDKNEWNMGPCTVNAYYNALNNEIVFPAGILQAPFYDKNAKKEKNLGGIGVVIGHELTHAFDNTGAQFDETGKLKNWWNQNDYKEFTNRSKKVVDYYSNIKMGNEKNVNGILTVGENISDLGGMACVLDIAKKMEDPNLKDLFENYATVWREISTNELKEYLLNNDPHAPKKVRVNAVLSQFEDFYKTYNIKEGDKMYVRPEDRVGIW, via the coding sequence ATGAGAAAAATTACACTTAAGAAAATTACATCAATAATATTAGTATTATTTTTAAGTATATCAACTTCATTAAATAATACTCCATATAGCTCAGAATTTAATATAATAAGTGTTCTAAACAGTAATAGTATAGAATCATATAGTGATGCTAGGATAGAGGATGATTTTTATAATGCAGTAAATAAGGAATGGTTATCAAAGGTAAAGCTTGATGATGGATACATTTCCTATGGAACATTTGAGGAAGTATGTGGGAGAGTTAATGGAGATATTCTTAATATAATATCAGATATACAAAAAAATAAAGACAGTTATTATAAGAATAGCGATGAGTTAAAAGTTTTAAACTTATATAACAACTATCTAGATATGAAAAAAAGAGATGAATTAGGGACAAAACCCTTAGAGAAATATATGAATCAAATAAATGAAATTAAGGATACGAATGATCTTAAAGCTATATTGAAGGATGATGAATTCTCATATTTTCAACCTCTAATAAACTTAGGCGTCGGTCCAGACTATAAGAATAGTAACATTAATGTTTTATATGTTTCTAGAAGTAATCTTGGATTAGGAAATTCGTTTTACTATAAGGATACTAGCGAGAAGAGTCAAAAAATAAAACAGATATATATAAATTATATAGCTAAATTACATATGCTATATGGAGAAAATGAAGATGTAGCAAAGAAAAATGCAGAAACTTTTTTTAATATTGAGAATGAATTTGCTAAAAAGATACCTTCTTATGAGGAGGAAGCTAAAGATGAAAACCGAATACAGAATTCTTATAATTTATATACAGTAAAAGAATTAAATAAGTTAATACCTAATGCAGATATACCTGGATTATTAAATAAATTAAATATTAATAATCCAAAGAAAATAATAGTGGAAAACCCAGAAGAATTAAAATTAGTAAATTCACTTATTAGCAAAGATAATTTAGAAAATATAAAAACTTACTTTAAGACAAATGTATTAATGAACACAGATAATTATTTAACATCGAAACATAGAGAGGCGTGTAATGAATTAAGAAAAGTGCTTTATGGAGTAGAATGCTCCGACTTAGATGAAGGCTCAGGGGTGAAATTTGTTAGTGGACAATTGAATGAGATTATAAGTAAATTGTATGTAAATAAACATTTTGATGATGAATCGAAGAATGATGTGGAAAAAATGTCAAAAGAGATAATTGAAAACTTTGAGGATAGACTACAAAGTAATACTTGGATGAGTAAATCAACTAAAGAGAAGGCGCTCAGAAAATTGGAAAATGTCAATGTTAAAGTGGGCTATCCTGAAAAGTGGAATGACTATAGTGATGTAGAAATAAATTCCTATGGTGAAGGAGGATCATTAGTTGATAACTTAATAAGTATATATACATCTCAAAGTAAAAAACAGTTTTCCAAGTTAAACCATGAGGTTGATAAAAATGAATGGAACATGGGGCCTTGTACTGTAAATGCCTACTACAATGCTTTAAATAATGAAATTGTATTTCCTGCAGGAATATTGCAAGCACCATTTTACGACAAAAATGCAAAAAAAGAAAAAAATCTTGGGGGAATTGGAGTTGTTATTGGACACGAACTGACTCATGCGTTTGATAATACAGGTGCTCAATTTGATGAAACTGGTAAATTAAAAAATTGGTGGAATCAAAATGACTATAAGGAATTTACAAATAGGAGTAAAAAGGTAGTGGATTATTATTCTAATATAAAGATGGGGAATGAAAAGAATGTAAATGGAATATTAACCGTAGGAGAAAACATAAGTGATTTAGGTGGTATGGCTTGTGTTTTAGATATTGCAAAAAAAATGGAAGATCCTAATCTAAAGGATTTATTTGAAAACTACGCGACAGTATGGAGAGAAATATCAACGAATGAATTAAAAGAGTATTTATTAAATAACGATCCACATGCACCTAAAAAGGTAAGGGTAAATGCAGTTTTATCTCAATTTGAGGATTTTTATAAAACTTACAATATAAAAGAAGGAGATAAAATGTATGTAAGACCAGAAGATAGAGTTGGAATATGGTAA
- a CDS encoding DUF350 domain-containing protein, with amino-acid sequence MTGIVNNIVVSIIFGLIGIILLIFGYCFFDKVLTKIDFNQELKEKNIAVAIVIAGFMISIGIIISGVVS; translated from the coding sequence ATGACTGGTATTGTAAACAATATTGTAGTTAGTATTATTTTTGGATTGATAGGTATTATATTGCTGATTTTCGGATACTGTTTTTTTGATAAAGTACTAACTAAGATTGATTTTAATCAAGAATTAAAGGAGAAAAATATTGCAGTTGCTATAGTTATAGCTGGTTTTATGATTTCTATAGGAATTATAATTTCAGGAGTCGTATCTTAA
- a CDS encoding glutathionylspermidine synthase family protein encodes MEKQINYTEDVLFNNYMVSSLGEEYVHSQIPFYFDKSTYEKMVFYSEEINRISLNVLKNIKEGHSELLNYFDDFMFKEKIFNLKCPMSPMFWARYDTFRDVDGDIYFAEFNYDKPCGQKEIDLAGKCSFDGNINVSFINNVVKELLKICKEYEMEKEKIDVGFLMDPCHYEELHHSYYFKHILKDTNINIVQVGPNNLSVRDGYVYAYSNFKLKIILRLFPTEFFYEISNISEILNCVDCGNLLLINDPRVIAIQAKGFFAYLWNLVKSDSKLLSIRDKEIITKCIPYTEILNQDDIQDVIINKDSYVVKSSLGRYSQEVYIGKLYTQEMWENKIKTVSKSNKVHVKQKLINIRQEYTYAPGNNNMNIPVLAFGNFGIYIMDYKVEGLLVRWSRELLTNDDYTWMCPIGVENFPVYIKEFNPKNRKEIWNEIIDESVFKYNFTGAYTNIYEYISLNSLILKECAYKEMLSVSSKFCEILKKIYPYIQKEIELFGPILGIPEELYKLVSTSCATSLCALGRIDFAIDNDGSLKILEFNSETPAGLVEAIGLNFIIKEKLNIQYQNPNVNLKEHIKKSFFNILEELKKIKKVKNIAVVTSWYYEDIYTSNLIAEILKELNEYSVIFGNIYDLKVNNNKIYLYGNEIDAIYRHYPLDWFSYEDEMKKLIDPLSSGQYLINPGHTLITQSKALFAVIHELVRKKFFSRDDEEFVLKYIPYTCLEPDNVLSFDYVTKPYLSREGAGVMLSYDEMSKELDDIVFQDRINIKPLYSNIYSTMKEESKYLFPVIGTYITGDIPSGVFTRMGDFITDKNAMCVATYIEC; translated from the coding sequence ATGGAAAAACAGATTAATTATACTGAAGATGTTTTATTTAATAACTATATGGTGAGTTCTTTAGGTGAAGAGTATGTTCACTCGCAAATACCGTTTTATTTTGATAAATCAACTTATGAAAAAATGGTGTTTTATAGTGAAGAAATAAATAGAATTTCATTAAATGTACTTAAGAACATTAAGGAAGGGCATAGTGAGTTATTGAATTATTTTGATGATTTCATGTTTAAAGAAAAAATATTTAACTTGAAATGCCCAATGTCTCCGATGTTTTGGGCCAGATATGATACTTTTAGAGACGTTGATGGGGATATTTATTTTGCAGAATTTAATTATGATAAACCTTGTGGTCAAAAAGAAATTGATTTAGCAGGTAAATGTAGTTTTGATGGAAATATAAATGTTAGTTTTATAAATAATGTAGTTAAAGAATTATTAAAAATATGTAAAGAATATGAGATGGAGAAAGAAAAAATAGATGTGGGATTTTTGATGGATCCGTGTCATTATGAAGAATTACATCACAGTTATTACTTTAAACATATTTTGAAAGATACTAATATTAACATAGTACAAGTTGGACCCAATAATTTATCTGTAAGAGATGGATATGTTTATGCATATTCTAATTTTAAGCTTAAAATAATTTTAAGATTGTTTCCTACAGAATTTTTTTATGAAATTTCTAATATAAGTGAAATATTGAATTGTGTTGATTGTGGGAATCTATTGTTAATTAACGATCCTAGAGTAATTGCTATTCAGGCAAAAGGCTTCTTCGCTTATTTATGGAATCTAGTTAAATCTGATTCGAAGCTTCTTTCAATTAGGGATAAAGAAATAATTACAAAATGTATTCCGTACACAGAAATACTAAATCAGGATGATATACAAGATGTAATAATCAATAAGGACAGCTATGTTGTTAAATCGTCCTTGGGTCGATATAGTCAAGAGGTTTACATAGGTAAGCTTTATACACAAGAAATGTGGGAAAATAAAATTAAAACTGTATCTAAAAGCAATAAAGTACATGTAAAGCAGAAGTTGATAAATATTAGACAAGAATATACTTATGCGCCTGGGAATAATAATATGAATATTCCAGTTTTGGCCTTTGGAAACTTTGGTATTTATATAATGGATTATAAAGTAGAGGGACTTTTGGTTAGATGGAGTAGAGAACTTCTAACTAATGATGATTACACATGGATGTGCCCAATAGGAGTTGAAAATTTCCCGGTTTATATAAAGGAATTTAATCCTAAAAATAGAAAAGAAATTTGGAATGAAATAATAGATGAAAGTGTATTTAAATATAATTTCACAGGAGCTTACACAAATATTTATGAATACATATCATTGAACTCACTAATTTTAAAAGAATGTGCCTATAAAGAAATGCTTTCAGTAAGTAGTAAGTTTTGTGAGATTTTAAAAAAAATATATCCATATATACAAAAAGAAATAGAACTTTTCGGTCCTATACTAGGTATACCAGAAGAACTTTATAAATTAGTTTCAACTTCATGTGCTACATCACTTTGTGCATTAGGAAGAATTGATTTTGCTATTGATAATGATGGAAGTTTGAAAATTTTAGAATTTAATTCTGAGACACCTGCAGGTTTAGTTGAAGCAATTGGATTAAATTTTATAATTAAAGAAAAACTTAATATCCAATATCAAAACCCTAATGTAAATCTCAAGGAGCATATAAAAAAATCATTTTTTAATATATTAGAAGAACTTAAGAAAATAAAAAAAGTTAAAAATATTGCTGTTGTAACTTCTTGGTATTATGAGGATATATATACAAGCAATTTAATAGCTGAAATATTAAAGGAATTGAATGAGTATAGTGTGATTTTTGGAAATATATATGATTTGAAAGTAAATAACAATAAAATTTATCTCTATGGGAATGAAATTGATGCCATTTATAGGCATTATCCATTGGACTGGTTTTCTTATGAAGATGAAATGAAAAAACTAATTGATCCTTTAAGTTCGGGACAGTACTTGATAAATCCTGGACATACACTTATAACTCAATCAAAGGCTCTATTCGCAGTTATTCATGAGCTTGTTAGAAAAAAATTCTTTTCACGTGATGATGAGGAGTTTGTTTTGAAATATATACCATATACATGTTTAGAGCCTGATAATGTTCTTTCTTTTGATTATGTAACCAAGCCATATCTTTCAAGGGAAGGAGCAGGTGTTATGTTAAGTTATGATGAAATGAGTAAAGAATTAGATGATATAGTGTTTCAAGATAGAATAAATATTAAACCGTTATATTCAAATATTTATTCAACAATGAAAGAGGAAAGCAAATACTTGTTTCCTGTAATAGGTACATATATAACAGGTGATATACCATCAGGAGTATTTACTAGAATGGGAGATTTTATAACTGATAAAAATGCAATGTGTGTTGCTACATACATTGAGTGTTAA
- a CDS encoding MASE3 domain-containing sensor histidine kinase, whose product MSTGGIRRLSKSIKFELLIEWSFFFIFMGFLVIMNNYSNLFFHTGIELFINFIFAVVFVFSFNTYRINKNNFLLILGIGYFFVAVLGIFHTFTYTGMPFLSSMDGLKIATQFWIASRYMSAFTCLIAIIFKISLQRNINPYALFIAYFCITIFLISSICIFKVFPDCYVENVGLTSFKIVSEYVLCTAFLIIATVFFIFGKNIDKYLFVCFECFLILSGVCEMFFVSYVVPSEFTTIIGHTVMILAAYFLYKGVVETGLRKPYNLMNSDLYTADNKVKLFEEIIFNNEECLNMIINNSDNAIFVISDNKFIFANKKMAELLGAEKVEEIIGIDIKKIITDEVKNEVYKRIDNAICNRLSTPFVESKLLRLDGKQVDIEVTNSFCIYKGQPSAMVMLRDITSRKQIQLLENNIEENKKLISKATELNKMMTEFFSNISHELKTPLNVLLGAVQILSLSGNDKNKLESGKYLKTMKQNCYRLVRLVNNLIDISKFDSGYFKMNLQNYNVVSVIEDITLSIADYANNKGIDLIFDTDVEEKDMAIDLDKIERIMLNLLSNAIKFTDKGGKILVNMYDKKDNIVISVKDNGVGMPKDKLNIIFERFGQVDKTLARNSQGSGIGLSLVKSIVDMHNGDIKAFSELGKGSEFVVKLPVRSVEDKLSSDGRLYESKVEKISIEFSDIYY is encoded by the coding sequence GTGAGTACAGGAGGAATTAGAAGGCTTTCAAAATCTATCAAATTTGAGTTGTTGATAGAATGGAGCTTTTTTTTTATTTTTATGGGGTTCCTGGTCATTATGAACAACTACAGTAATTTATTTTTTCATACTGGAATTGAGTTATTTATTAATTTTATTTTTGCAGTAGTATTTGTATTTTCTTTTAATACTTATAGAATTAATAAGAACAACTTTTTATTAATATTGGGGATTGGATACTTTTTTGTAGCAGTACTGGGAATATTCCATACGTTTACTTATACTGGAATGCCTTTTTTAAGCAGTATGGATGGATTAAAGATAGCAACTCAATTTTGGATTGCTTCAAGATACATGAGTGCTTTTACATGTTTGATTGCAATAATATTTAAAATAAGCCTACAAAGGAATATAAATCCGTACGCGCTATTCATAGCTTATTTTTGCATAACAATATTTTTGATATCGTCAATATGTATATTTAAAGTTTTTCCAGATTGTTATGTGGAAAATGTGGGGTTGACCTCCTTTAAAATAGTTAGTGAATATGTATTGTGCACTGCATTTTTAATAATTGCTACTGTATTTTTTATATTCGGAAAAAATATTGATAAGTATTTATTTGTATGTTTTGAATGTTTTCTTATATTATCTGGAGTATGCGAAATGTTTTTTGTAAGTTATGTAGTTCCGTCAGAATTTACCACTATAATAGGACATACTGTAATGATTTTAGCTGCATATTTTTTGTACAAAGGAGTTGTAGAGACAGGACTTAGAAAACCCTATAATCTTATGAATAGCGATTTATATACGGCTGATAATAAAGTAAAATTATTTGAAGAAATAATATTTAATAATGAAGAATGTCTTAATATGATAATAAACAACTCGGATAATGCAATATTTGTTATTAGTGATAATAAGTTTATATTTGCGAACAAGAAAATGGCTGAACTCTTGGGAGCGGAAAAGGTTGAAGAAATAATAGGTATAGATATTAAGAAAATAATTACAGATGAAGTTAAAAATGAAGTTTATAAAAGAATAGATAATGCTATATGTAATAGATTAAGTACACCATTTGTTGAAAGCAAGTTATTGAGACTTGATGGTAAACAAGTGGATATTGAAGTTACAAATAGCTTTTGTATTTATAAAGGACAGCCTTCGGCTATGGTTATGCTTAGGGATATTACCTCAAGAAAACAAATACAACTTTTGGAAAACAATATTGAGGAAAATAAAAAATTGATAAGTAAGGCTACAGAACTTAATAAGATGATGACAGAATTCTTTTCTAATATATCCCATGAACTTAAAACACCATTGAATGTACTTCTGGGTGCTGTTCAGATCTTATCATTGTCAGGCAATGATAAAAATAAGTTAGAATCAGGTAAATACTTAAAAACAATGAAACAAAATTGTTATAGGCTTGTAAGACTTGTAAATAACCTTATTGACATATCAAAATTTGATTCTGGATACTTTAAAATGAATCTCCAAAACTACAATGTTGTAAGTGTCATTGAAGATATAACATTATCAATTGCAGATTATGCAAATAATAAGGGGATTGACTTAATATTTGATACAGATGTGGAAGAAAAGGATATGGCAATCGATTTGGATAAAATTGAAAGGATAATGTTAAACTTACTATCTAATGCTATTAAATTTACTGATAAAGGAGGAAAAATATTAGTTAATATGTATGATAAAAAAGATAATATTGTAATATCTGTTAAAGATAATGGCGTTGGAATGCCTAAGGATAAACTAAATATTATTTTTGAAAGATTCGGGCAAGTAGACAAAACGCTTGCGCGCAATAGCCAGGGCAGTGGTATAGGACTATCCCTTGTAAAATCTATTGTAGATATGCATAATGGCGATATTAAGGCTTTTAGTGAACTTGGAAAAGGAAGCGAATTTGTAGTCAAGCTGCCTGTTAGATCTGTCGAAGATAAACTATCATCAGATGGACGTTTATATGAAAGCAAAGTAGAAAAGATAAGTATTGAGTTTTCAGATATATATTATTAA
- a CDS encoding glycoside hydrolase family 113, whose protein sequence is MTKRGVLIFITLSMITFAFYAYNINVESRGFINEMINKIEGKTLNSKFQTKIKSGNLSTDYNIDQVLKDIDKLQLNTLNVPVVINIDSRTSSNMIIDKGSEKRAIELLKKLRWKKINIILEPYPWIENGSVGETDWKPDNIDEFFNNWTNNVLRNLIKDIAIPYHVDALNIGTSFVYMESNEQKMCDMVDYVRDRYKGLLTYRTNFWVTAKDFSPEFTDKYNEKLNNRIFSKVDFISIAAYFELTSNDTNTVENLISSLERSQIYDRKQNIKQEVKNFYDKWNKPIFFGELGFPRTNKASVQPHNPLISDIVNNKEQANCFEAYRSVFENEPWNLGFSIFAIGETSDDKKYYPSEESAEIIRKWYTKNES, encoded by the coding sequence ATGACTAAAAGAGGAGTATTAATATTTATTACTTTAAGTATGATTACATTTGCTTTTTATGCTTATAACATTAACGTAGAGTCAAGAGGATTTATTAATGAGATGATTAATAAAATAGAGGGAAAAACATTAAATTCAAAATTTCAAACAAAAATTAAATCTGGGAATTTATCAACTGACTATAATATAGATCAAGTGCTTAAAGATATAGATAAATTGCAGTTGAATACTTTAAATGTTCCAGTAGTTATAAATATAGATAGTAGAACTTCTAGTAATATGATAATAGATAAAGGAAGTGAAAAGAGGGCTATTGAATTACTTAAAAAATTAAGATGGAAGAAAATAAACATAATATTAGAACCTTATCCATGGATTGAAAACGGAAGTGTGGGAGAAACAGATTGGAAACCAGATAATATAGATGAGTTTTTTAATAACTGGACTAATAATGTTTTGAGAAATTTAATTAAAGATATAGCTATACCATATCATGTTGACGCATTAAACATAGGGACTAGTTTTGTGTATATGGAATCTAATGAGCAGAAAATGTGTGATATGGTTGATTATGTTAGAGATCGATATAAAGGTCTATTAACTTATAGAACAAATTTTTGGGTTACAGCGAAAGATTTCTCACCAGAATTTACAGATAAGTATAATGAAAAATTAAATAATAGGATATTTTCAAAGGTAGATTTCATTTCTATAGCAGCTTATTTTGAACTTACTTCTAATGACACGAATACGGTAGAAAATTTAATAAGTTCATTAGAGCGTAGCCAAATATATGATAGAAAACAAAATATAAAACAGGAAGTAAAAAACTTCTATGATAAATGGAATAAGCCAATTTTCTTTGGAGAATTAGGTTTTCCAAGAACTAATAAGGCTTCTGTTCAGCCACATAATCCGTTGATTTCTGATATTGTAAATAATAAGGAACAGGCAAATTGCTTTGAGGCATATAGAAGCGTGTTTGAGAATGAACCTTGGAACCTTGGATTCTCTATATTTGCAATAGGTGAAACTAGTGACGATAAAAAGTATTATCCAAGTGAGGAAAGTGCTGAAATTATAAGAAAATGGTATACAAAAAATGAAAGCTAA
- a CDS encoding phage major capsid protein translates to MMKVLETRALPPLIEKRNDLIEEMEALTDKAKQEKRALNVNEINRFNAIKGEIKSIDETLKIEEEQRSHIEWVPGKKKEGYTTDDKELRVFKEGEKIDIETRGKDVNLSIGKLVRAMSGIEKTGEGAQYLRDMSSATGSVVIPQKLANQILDKAREQSAIFGKIPVTVMENNNLTVARISKDASASFVAEGDLIPESSTEFIGVKLEGKTLAMYVPVTEQLLASANISDVLMNACSKAIAVALDKNLLYGTGTGAEIKGITAHENINKVAHTGNVDYNMLIKGIGATKGANIVPSDIVYNTTVGTELSMLTDANGQYIVPPRAIDNYTISESNNIADNQALVYHRECMLLGVNKDIQMEWGYTQDGFQRMIKALRIYIRCDLGIVNEKGISLVTSTT, encoded by the coding sequence ATGATGAAAGTATTAGAAACAAGAGCATTACCACCATTAATAGAAAAGAGAAATGATTTAATTGAAGAAATGGAGGCTTTAACCGATAAAGCGAAACAAGAAAAAAGGGCGTTGAATGTAAATGAAATAAATAGATTTAATGCTATTAAAGGAGAAATAAAATCCATTGACGAAACATTAAAGATCGAGGAAGAGCAAAGAAGCCATATTGAGTGGGTACCCGGTAAGAAAAAAGAAGGGTACACTACAGATGATAAGGAATTACGAGTATTTAAAGAGGGCGAAAAGATCGATATTGAAACTAGAGGTAAGGATGTTAATTTAAGCATAGGTAAATTAGTCAGAGCCATGAGCGGAATTGAAAAGACAGGCGAAGGGGCACAATATCTTAGAGATATGAGTTCAGCCACAGGATCGGTTGTAATTCCACAAAAATTAGCTAATCAGATATTAGATAAAGCAAGGGAACAATCAGCGATATTTGGTAAGATACCAGTTACAGTAATGGAGAATAATAATTTAACAGTTGCTAGAATTTCAAAAGATGCGTCAGCGTCATTCGTAGCCGAGGGTGATTTGATCCCCGAGAGTTCAACGGAATTCATAGGAGTTAAATTAGAGGGTAAAACTTTAGCTATGTATGTACCAGTAACAGAGCAATTACTTGCAAGTGCTAATATATCAGATGTATTAATGAATGCTTGTTCAAAGGCTATTGCCGTTGCATTAGATAAGAATTTATTATATGGTACTGGAACAGGAGCGGAGATCAAAGGTATTACAGCACATGAAAATATAAATAAAGTCGCTCATACTGGTAATGTTGATTATAATATGCTTATTAAGGGTATAGGAGCAACTAAGGGGGCTAATATAGTGCCTAGTGACATAGTATATAATACAACCGTAGGAACTGAGTTATCGATGCTTACGGATGCTAACGGTCAATATATAGTTCCTCCAAGAGCAATAGATAATTACACAATATCTGAAAGTAATAACATAGCAGATAATCAAGCGCTAGTTTATCATAGAGAATGTATGTTATTAGGAGTTAATAAGGATATACAAATGGAATGGGGTTACACTCAAGATGGATTCCAAAGAATGATTAAGGCATTAAGGATTTATATAAGATGTGATTTAGGAATAGTAAATGAAAAAGGTATAAGCTTAGTTACTTCAACAACTTAA